CACGCTGGAGGCCCTGAGCGCCGACACGCTGCGCGCCATCGTGCGCCGCGCCCTGGCCGAGGATGAAGTGCTCAGTAAAATTCCGGTCGATGTAGTGGAAGACCACGCGCTGCTAGCCCTCTCGGGCGGCGATGCCCGCAAGCTGCTCGGCCTGCTCGAGCTGGTAGTCGAAAGCACGCCACCCGACGCCAGCGGCCGCGTGCAGCTCACCGACGAGGCCGTGCAGCGCACGGCCCAGCGCCCGCTGGCCCGCTACGACAAGGGCGGCGAAATGCACTACGACGTCATTTCGGCCTTTATCAAGAGTATTCGTGGCTCCGACCCCAACGCCGCGCTCTACTACCTGGCCGTGATGCTCGAAGGCGGCGAAGATGTAAAATTTATCGCCCGCCGCCTGCTCATTCTTTCTTCCGAAGACATCGGCAACGCCAACCCCAACGCCCTGCTGCTGGCCCAAAGCTGCTTCCAGGCGTGCACGGTCATCGGCCTGCCCGAGTCTGATTTGATTCTGAGCCAGACGGTTATCTACCTGGCCACTTCGCCCAAGAGCAATGCCGCCTACACCGCCATCCGGGCGGCGCAGGCCCAGGTGCGCCAGCAGGGCGTGCACCCGGTGCCGGTGCCGCTGCGCAACGCGCCCACCAAGCTGCTGAAGGAGCTAGGCTATGGCCAAGCCTACCAATACTCACACAACGGCGCGGGCAACTTCGCTTACCAGGAGTTTATGCCCGAGGCATTGAGCGGCACCCGTTACTACGACCCCGGCGACAACCCCGCCGAGGCCAAAATCCGGGAGCGGCTGCGCGGCTGGTGGCAGGAAAAGTATGGGTACTAATCGCAGATTTTACGGATTTGAGCCGATTGCTCGGCTGCTAGCCAGCAGAAAAGTTTACGGGCCGTAATGCCTTGCGCCAAACTGCGATA
The genomic region above belongs to Hymenobacter sp. BRD128 and contains:
- a CDS encoding replication-associated recombination protein A, whose translation is MASLFDTPNTAPLAERRRPRRLADYAGQTHLLGEHGVLRRYLAAGRLPSLILWGPPGVGKTTLALLLAEELKRPFAMLSAINAGVKDVREVIDRAKKQAGTILFIDEIHRFSKAQQDALLGAVENGTVTLIGATTENPSFEVIPALLSRCQVYTLEALSADTLRAIVRRALAEDEVLSKIPVDVVEDHALLALSGGDARKLLGLLELVVESTPPDASGRVQLTDEAVQRTAQRPLARYDKGGEMHYDVISAFIKSIRGSDPNAALYYLAVMLEGGEDVKFIARRLLILSSEDIGNANPNALLLAQSCFQACTVIGLPESDLILSQTVIYLATSPKSNAAYTAIRAAQAQVRQQGVHPVPVPLRNAPTKLLKELGYGQAYQYSHNGAGNFAYQEFMPEALSGTRYYDPGDNPAEAKIRERLRGWWQEKYGY